From one Caldithrix abyssi DSM 13497 genomic stretch:
- a CDS encoding Ni/Fe hydrogenase subunit alpha — protein MSRDLSINVHHVTRVEGHGNIVVDVKNGVLKKAELDIVEPPRFFEAMLKGRNFHEVAIITSRICGICSLGHQMTSLKATEAALGLEISEQTEILRKILVHGATFQSNVLHALFLAAPDFLNVGSVFPLVNTHKEVVLAALRLKRLANDMGEVISGRAVHPISIVPGGFTKLPTEQQLKELRERLTGEGMKDALFAIDVLASLADQIPQFERETEYISLYNDQEYGLYDGVICSSDAGLFPVEDYERITNEFVVPHSTSKHTRFSRSSYMVGALARFNNSHKLLKPKAQEVAQKLGLKAPCHNPYMITVAQMVEVIHCIEDSIDLIDVLLERGIKDEKPNQEPKRYGRGIAATEVPRGILFHDYTYNRKGQIVKANCIIPTGQNLANIDDDMKKLVPEILNEPKEAITKKLEMLVRAYDPCISCSVHMLDVTFEE, from the coding sequence ATGAGCAGAGATTTAAGTATAAATGTTCATCACGTCACGCGTGTTGAAGGACACGGCAATATTGTTGTTGACGTCAAAAACGGCGTGCTGAAAAAGGCGGAACTGGATATCGTTGAACCGCCGCGTTTCTTTGAGGCCATGCTGAAAGGGCGGAACTTCCACGAAGTGGCCATCATCACTTCGCGTATTTGCGGAATCTGCTCGCTTGGCCATCAGATGACTTCATTAAAAGCCACGGAAGCGGCGCTGGGACTGGAAATTTCGGAACAAACGGAAATCTTAAGAAAAATATTGGTGCACGGCGCAACGTTTCAGAGCAATGTTCTGCACGCTCTGTTTTTAGCCGCGCCCGACTTTTTAAACGTGGGATCGGTATTCCCGCTGGTAAACACGCATAAGGAGGTTGTTCTGGCCGCTTTACGCTTAAAACGCCTGGCTAATGACATGGGCGAGGTGATCAGCGGACGCGCCGTTCACCCCATTAGCATTGTTCCCGGCGGTTTTACCAAATTACCGACCGAGCAACAACTTAAAGAATTACGCGAAAGGTTAACCGGCGAGGGAATGAAAGACGCCCTTTTTGCCATTGACGTACTGGCTTCGCTGGCCGATCAAATCCCGCAATTTGAAAGAGAAACCGAATACATCAGCCTGTACAACGATCAGGAATATGGCCTGTACGACGGGGTAATTTGCTCCTCGGATGCGGGACTCTTTCCGGTGGAAGATTACGAACGTATTACCAATGAATTTGTGGTTCCTCATTCTACCAGCAAACATACGCGTTTTAGCCGCAGTTCTTATATGGTTGGCGCGCTGGCCCGCTTTAACAACAGCCATAAATTGCTCAAACCCAAGGCGCAGGAAGTCGCTCAAAAATTAGGTTTAAAAGCGCCCTGCCATAATCCGTACATGATTACGGTGGCGCAAATGGTTGAGGTCATTCATTGTATCGAAGATTCCATCGACTTAATAGACGTCTTGCTGGAACGAGGCATTAAAGACGAAAAACCGAATCAGGAACCAAAGCGTTACGGCCGTGGAATTGCAGCCACCGAAGTTCCGCGCGGCATCCTTTTCCACGATTACACTTACAACCGTAAAGGCCAGATCGTAAAAGCCAACTGCATTATTCCCACCGGACAAAATCTGGCCAATATCGACGATGATATGAAAAAACTGGTGCCCGAAATTCTGAATGAGCCTAAAGAAGCCATCACCAAAAAACTGGAAATGCTGGTGCGCGCTTACGATCCGTGCATTTCTTGCTCGGTACACATGTTAGATGTAACGTTTGAAGAATAA
- a CDS encoding response regulator transcription factor, whose translation MPKKILIIDDDIDLVEAMRLTLENAGFEVIDAQDGEKGLEKALKEKPDLIILDVMMGTQDEGFHVAYQMRQNEDLQSIPIIMLTAVGQETGFKFDKEKDEDFLPVEEFIEKPVDPQKLVERIKVNLGM comes from the coding sequence ATGCCGAAGAAAATCTTAATCATTGACGATGATATCGATCTGGTCGAAGCCATGCGTTTAACTCTTGAAAACGCCGGCTTTGAGGTCATTGACGCTCAGGACGGGGAAAAAGGTCTCGAAAAAGCGCTTAAAGAAAAACCCGATCTCATCATCCTGGATGTCATGATGGGCACTCAGGACGAAGGATTTCATGTGGCTTATCAGATGCGACAAAATGAAGACCTGCAGTCCATCCCAATCATCATGCTGACCGCAGTGGGACAGGAAACCGGTTTTAAATTTGACAAAGAAAAGGACGAGGACTTTTTACCGGTCGAGGAATTCATTGAAAAACCGGTTGATCCGCAAAAACTTGTGGAACGCATAAAAGTAAACTTAGGTATGTAA
- a CDS encoding hydrogenase maturation protease, with protein MMKIIGLGNRLRGDDGIGPVVLDSLKKKDIPIPLQFIEAGSDAFTLLEHLNASEPMIIVDCADMGFEPGTVKVFDVNEHFAMQHDFISLHGFSFAEVLSLAQAMGPIAPCKIIGVQPATIEFGQPISRAVNKALPEILNLIIEEAQAYAEENLNH; from the coding sequence ATGATGAAAATAATTGGTTTAGGAAATCGGTTGCGGGGTGACGACGGCATCGGACCTGTGGTCCTTGATAGTTTGAAAAAAAAAGACATACCTATCCCCCTTCAATTTATCGAAGCCGGGTCCGATGCCTTTACCCTGCTTGAACATTTAAACGCTTCCGAGCCAATGATCATTGTTGACTGCGCAGATATGGGGTTTGAACCGGGAACGGTTAAAGTATTTGATGTTAACGAACACTTTGCCATGCAACATGATTTCATTTCTTTGCATGGATTTAGCTTTGCCGAAGTGCTGAGCCTGGCTCAGGCCATGGGGCCCATTGCCCCCTGTAAGATTATAGGAGTTCAACCCGCTACAATCGAATTTGGGCAACCCATTTCCCGGGCGGTGAACAAGGCGTTGCCTGAAATTTTAAACTTGATAATTGAGGAGGCACAAGCGTATGCCGAAGAAAATCTTAATCATTGA